A window of Sphingobacterium kitahiroshimense genomic DNA:
TATAGGCAAGGTGGAAAAACAGTAGAGGCTTTCCGAAGAAAGGGCGAAATAGACCCGAATAAAGGCTGAATGTGCATCGTCCTATTATAACTATATAGATTTATAAATTATTATTGATATTATGATCCACGTTGTTTTATGAATTCCGCTTCTGCTACACATAATTTATTTTTATTTTTGCAACGTTGCTTTTCTGGAATTTCTGCAGTTTTCCGGAGTATTTTCCTACCTGTTTTGGCGTTAGAAAATCTATGCTGCATATGTCAACTACGCAATTAAATAGAAATTTTAATTCAATTCAATAATTGATACCCCATTAAATAGATAACTTAATTATTTCCTTTCGGTAAATCGTGTAAATGCATGCTACATAATAGCCCCGGCTCAAAAAAGAAAAGCTCAACTTTTGTTGAGCTTTTCTTTTTTGAGAGAAATTAAACCTTAAACAAGGTTGAAATAATCGCCGTATCGGTAATTAATCTGAATAACTATTGCTTTTTTCTTTTATATTCCCTGAAATACAAAAGGCTTAGCATCTAAAAATTTGTCTGATGTTTCTCCTGCATAAATTTGATTTTTATCCAATGCCAGTTTTTTTATTTTTCCATTCTTGCTAAAATCCAATTTTTTCAAATCTACCCAGATCGCATTCGGACTTAGTGCATCTTCAAAATAGTAAACCAGATTCTTTTGGTCTGAAACTGTTCTCCATCTAGTTGTTGATAAATTAGGAAAACCCTCAGTAGAAATACCGTAAGGTACGGAACATTGCCTAATGACACTAAACGCACTCGCTACAGCAATTCTGGTATCATCTGTTTGCGGGACAGCTTTAATATAATATGACGCTCTTACATAGCGATCCGCAGCACGGTTTGTTCCAGGAAGAAATATACTTCCAGGAATACCTTTCCAATATTCATTTATCGCAAGTTGTTCTTCAAAAATCGGATCATTAGTCATTACAGTGTAAGCAGGATCGTGGTGTATGACTAATTTTCCGTTAATGTATTCAAGAATGGCATTGTCCCCACTTGCATCTGACATAGAAAGATGGACAGTAGTAAACTTATCTGTTCCTGGGATAAAGTCTGTAACAACAACAAATTCTTCTTTCTTAAAATGTTCGACAGCTTCAGCTACTGTCGCGAAGTTATCTAGGGCATATTGCGCCCATAGTGAAACAGCCAAGCCATTTTTCCCGGCAATATCTTTGGAAAATTCGGGATATTTAGAGCTTACTAGCCAAAGCATATTAGCAACCAGCCCCTTTTCATTCATCCCATCCGATATTGCAATGTCCCAAGAACTAGTCGTCATGCTCCCATATTTTGAAGTCCATTTAATCGTATTCTTTCCAGTACTTCCATCGCGCTCGATTCCTCTTGGGAATAGCCATAAGTTAGAAGGAATAGGAATGGAAAAATCCATACTTCGCGCTGTAATAATTGTGCTGTTTGGACCTTTATAAACCACTCTTGTACAAGCTTCTGCTTCTACTGATGAGGCGATTAAAGTTGCGGTTAAAATCAAAGCGCTTCCAATTTGTTTAATAAATGTTTTCATGACTACTAATTTTATTAAGATAAAAATGTTTAGTTCTTAGACTACAAAAGAAAAATAGATATGACACCTTCGTCATATATAATGACTCATTACTGCAATTTAAAAATATTTTTTCGATTAAAAAGAAATTACATATAAATTAAAAAAAATATCCTATAACAGTTGTTTTAAATCTACTTTATATTTGATAAAAATTAAATATCCGGTAGCAACTATCGTTCAATGTTACGTAAAATGCTTATTTAAGTAAAACGAAGTAACTGACCTTGCAAAGGTCTTTTATTAAAACTAACACATATAAATAAAAAGGAATCTCTATTTTAACAAAAATGAAGCTTTGTTTCAAATTTTACAGATATTTACGACATTAAGGACCTATTCGTACCTTAAATTGAATAAAACTTATTACAGAAAGAATTACAAATACAATTTAAACCGAAATTTCAAAATATGAAAAAGTATTTATTGCTTTTGTTTACTGTCCTATCATTTGCAAACGTGATGGCGCAAAAGAACACAGATGTTTCCTTTCAATTACAGGGAATAGTCAACATACCAACTTATGATTCTACCAACCGAATGATTTATTTGACTTATCAAAGTAAAGGACAGGCAGTATTAGACAGTACAGTTATTAAAAACAACAAATTTCATTTTAAAAGTACTGCCGATGTAGATGTTCGTGCCACATTACAATTTACAAAGCCCAATACCTCACCCAATGCTTTAGCAGATCCTAATTCCTTATACTTATATCTTTCACAAAGCATCGTAAATATTAATGCAAAAGGCTACCTAAGAAAGGCAATAATTACAGGTTCAACCACCAACGATGATTATATGGTTTTCAAAAAACCTTATCTAAAGATAGACACTGCTTTAAGATTATTAGGATGGGAGAAGAGAAGAGTAAAACCAGAAGATACGAATCAAAGTAAAATTGTTGATGCAAAAATTGACAGTGTAAAAAACAGCAAGCTTGCAAAGCTTTCAGAGTTTTTATCAACACATATTACCAAACCATATGCGGCTGAAGCGTTGCAGATGTATGTAAGCACTGATGGTTCTGCTTTTGACCTCGATAAAGCACAGCTATTTTTCGATCAGCTACCTAAGAAACAAAAAATAGCTGTATTAGGTAAGGATATTACAGCCAGCTTAATAAAACTAAAACAAAAAATCGTAACCATCAATATTTTAAAGAATGTTGATTTTTTTGATGGCTATGCCCAAACTGTTACCAATTCTGTTCCTAGAGGTGTAACCCGCATCACTAATTCCGAATACCTATACCAGTTAAATCCGAGCGAAATAAAGCAAATTGGCAATAACCTTAAGATTAAAGTTACAATTAAAGCGGGCTGCGATAATTACGATAGAATTGGCCGAGTGACTTTAGTTGTTATGCCAAAAGGTGAGAAATTTGACAAGGAAAAGGGTGAACGGTTTGAAATACTACGTATTATGACACCGTTCATGTACCGAAGTCGTCATCCAGACCATATACCTTACGAAGCTCAAATAGATCAGATGATTAGTACGATAAAACAAACCGATAAAGAAATGTATCTCGTAACAGAAGTATTTGGAACTACCGGAGCAGGCCAAAGAGAAGTAATCGGATGCGATGGTTCATTATTAACGTTCAACGTATCTGTTGATTTAATAAGCGACAAAAAAACAACCTTATCTTCGGAAAAAGCAATTTCCCTGTTAAGCTACTACAGTTTAGATGGAAAGGACAAAACAGCTGGAAAAAATAGTAAAGAGGTAGAATTTGAATTACCTGAAGACACCAAGACGACTGTTCTTTATCTTATTTCATCTGGTCATGGTGCAGCTGAAGGTGGAGAAGAATACAATTGGAGACAGCACATTATTGATTTGGATGCTAAAGAATATATACGTATAGATATGAACCAGGACTGTACACCTTACGAAATCTATAATACGCAACCAAATGGTATATATTTCGGAAACATCAGTAAAGAACGTCGTTCTTGGTGCCCAGGAGGACCAGTTCCTACTCGTGTTATCAATTTAGGACCACTAAAAAAAGGCAAGCATAGCATAAAGATAGCTATACCAGATGCCGAATTTGAGAAAACAGAAAGTAAATATTTAGTATCTGCTTATTTGATAACCCAATAATATCAATAATAAGCAATACTGCTATACAAAGTCTGTCTCTCAAGATAAGAGACAGACTTTGTACTTAAATAGTAATATTACTTCCGCACTTTCAACAGCTTCTACCTGTTTAAATTCTCATTATAATTATAAAAAATTATTCTACCGCTTTCTATCTCTTAGCAGTAATATATGTGACAATAGTGCTATAGGAACAATAATTGTTGGCAGTAATGCATAAGGAAAACAAAGAACGGCAACATTGGGCTGATCAAAACTAAATTGCTGTATCGGTACCGGGGAGGAAAATATCCCTATAAGGACAATGGAAATCAGCGAAACAATACCAGCATAATTCCACAGTGCAAATATCCAATTATTCAAGATAGATTTCCTGAATAAGGAAATAACCAGAAACACAACACTGAATATCCCTATTATAATATCAAAATTAAAACCTTTAAAAGTCATAATCTGAGGAATTAATTTTTCGAGATATAACTGATAAAGATAATACTCAATGACGATCCTAAGCGACTGAATTATCAATAATAACGTGACGTTTACCCGAGCGCTCTTCACTTTCCGATATATAGCAACATTCAACAAAATGCTACCGATTAAAGCCATTATAAATAATGGTGGATAAGCCCTAAAAATACCTAAAAAAGACAGGCCACCAATGATCGTTGTCAAGATCCCATTCAGGATCAACATCGGCCTATTTCGCCCAATTGCAAAATAAAAAATAACAATGAAAAGAAACGCCAGTCCTAAAAAAAGAAAACCGAACATATTTTATGATAATTTCTATATTTTAAATTATTACTATAAATTTAGTGATACCTTTTTAATAATTCTACTGCTTCAGAATAACGAAATTAAATAAATCTAAAAAAAACTTATCAAATACTGCTTAAGACATTCAATAATGAATAAAAAATGCATGTTTTTGATTAAATAGTACATTCTTCTAAAAATATCACGTGTTAAATTTGTTACTGGAATTTCTTGCCCTTAGGGAGCAAGTTGTAATCTTTGTACATAAATCATACTGATATGATCACCAAGTTTTGCAATTATCACACGCAATACTGAGATCTAAAAGTAAAGTAAAAATCTTTACTATACATTACACTAGTAATACCATCTTCAACATATAAAGCATCATTACCGTAAGTGTTGTTGAAGCTACATATGAAAAATAAATCTCCTGCTTTTGTTTGAAATTCTTCTCTTCAATACTTGACAGAATCTTAGGTTCATTAAAAGTTCCATATCTAATCCTAAGAAATAGGACGTAAACTATAGCCAATAGGAAAAACGTTCCGAATATAAATACTAATAGAACTGGAAAATTTGGCGCTCCTTTATAATTCCTTCCAAAGGTATCCACAAAAAAATCATAGATCTGCGCATGGTGTTCTAAATCAGAAAATATCCAGAATAATAGAGGTGCTGTAATACTATGAAGTAAAATAAAAAAGAACCAATCAGATTTATCAAATTTTTGTCTTTCAAAAACTGGATGCGCTATCTTATTATTCTTATTTAAAGCTCCGAGGTTAGAAATTTGTTTTGAGGCAATTGGATAACACATAAAACTGATTATACCACTTAATATCCAGAGTAAAAATTGTCCAGAACTCGATTTAGAATCAAAATAGGTATTACCAATATATACCGCTGCAATCCAGATCATTAAAAAGATAAAAACAGATGGAATTGCTATCAATAACAATTTACCGATTTGGAGCTTGTTTTTTGTAGGATCCATGTTAATTAATTCCTTTATGTAGTCCGCTTAATATGTACTTAACAATAATAACCAAATTCAACAGTTCTCTTTTTATTTAATTTAAATTCGCCCTTCCTATCTGATATCCGTAGTACTTTCATTAAAACTGTTAACATTTTCCAACTTGCATTACAATCCGACTTTTTTCCAACCTCCATCTAATCTTTGTGCATCATCTACCATCCACTCATCATCATTTCGAACCAAGATAAAACGATACTGAAAATCAATATGGTCTTTGGTAAAAAGATAGATCTTATTTTTTGTTGACTGCTCACTATCCACAATCTTGTGAGTCGAATACGTATGGTTAAGTCCGTTGGAATAATATAAACCATCTGGTCGATAACCTTTACGAGTTTTATAAGTACAATGTTCCTGAAAAAGTAACTTACATCTTAAACTTGTTTCATTCGTAAAACCATGTATAGCGGCATATTTCTCCCATTCAGTCATCGCATTAAAAAATAGCAGTAGTTTTTGGGAAGCATCAGTAATATCTTGTGAATTAACCGATTTCTTTTTCTTGGCTAAGGTTCTTTGTTCTTGCTCAAACTGCTCTAGTTGCTCCTTACTAAATAGATCATTCGCAACAATCTCAATCTTTGGATTACCTGCAATTGACATTAAACCTTCAAATGTAACAGCTGTAGCATCAATTCTCAATATACTAAGTTTAGGCAACTGCGCAACAATCTTCAACGTTTCATCATTTAATTGGGTATGACAGGCCCAAACACAGTTCAACTTTTTATGTCCAATGAAATATTCAAAGCCTTGCCCAGATACATTCGCCTGCGTAATAAACAAGTAATTTAAATTTGGCAGTTCCGCTAAATATTCAAGCGAGCGATCTGTTATACGGGTATTTTCAAGCGTAACATTGACCAATTTGCTAAGTTTAGAAATTTCCAAAATATCGTCATCCTGAACAGGACAATTTATAAAGGAAATTCCTAAAAGTCCTTTAGACTGTGTGATCTGCTTAATATCATCTTTCGAAAGTATTCGATTTTTAAATTCGGCACTACCTTTTAATTTACTTAAATTCTCCATATCGAATCCAGGTTTTTGGACCTAATAAACTACTTAAAATAACCCTACCGCCATGTCGTTGCAATACTTTTTTTAACATCTTGATTTGGGAGTTCTCATTTTCACATCATATTATAGCTTAACAGCCTTCGTTGCAATAAAAGTGGGGAGATACTGATCTATTAAGAATCGTGGTCGAGGCTGCGAATCTTCTATAAAATCAGCAATCATAAATCCCGCTCGCAATTGTCCACCGATAAGATCCGCTAAAGTATGACCAAAAACCAGTGCTTCCTGTCTCTCAATCTTTCTCTCAATATCGTTAGCATCCAAATCTTTCAGATCTGCATATGGCAACTTGAATTTGGGCCTAATTATACCGTCGGTAATTTCCTGGGGATTTCTATCCCCAATAAATACAACTGGATTAAAAAAACTAGCCAGTAAAAATCCACCTTTTTTTAGCACACGATAAGTCTCCTTCCATACTGGATTTACATCTTCGACGTAATGATTTGATATCGGATGAAAGACAATATCAAATGAGTGATCATCAAATATTCTCAGATCTTTCATATTTCCCTGAATCGTTTCCAGAGAAAGTCCATCTCGCTGTGCAACGATTGAATCTTGTCTCAGCTGTTCTTCTGAAAGATCAAAAACGACAACCTTGGCACCTGCTGCTGCCAATATGGGAGCCTGCTGCCCCCCAGCTGAAGCAAGACAAAGTATCTTTTTATCCCTAATATCACCTAACCATTGTTTAGGTAAAGGCTTTGGGGTAAGATGTACATCCCATATGCCTTGTTTAGCAGCATTAATTAAAGCTGAGTTTACAGGCTGAGACCATTCATTTTGATCCAATGCCTGTTTATTCCAAGCTGATTCATTATGCCTTAAAAAATCTATTTCCTCCTTTTTCATAAAGTTTAATCGATAAATCTCCTAAAATAGCATCAGCATGCTATACAATTCTTCTTTAATATTATTTACAGAATCTTAATGAAACAATATATGTACAAAAAAGGCATCCGATGGATGCCTTTTTTAACATTTCTAATCTTACTTACTTTTGGCAAAAATCTTCTTCCCCCCTGTCATAAGCAAAACTGCGGTCAAACCGGCAACTGCACCATAAGCTATTTGCTTCAATAATGAAGGAACCTGAGGTAAAAAATGATGCAAATAATCAATATTATGCTCAAAAATACCACCAGATACTAAGATCAATGCAATTGTTCCAACTACTGCTAATACTTTGATAACAACTGGTAAGGAATTTACCAATAAGTGCCCGAGCTTAGAGACAGCACCTTCATCATTAGATCTCTTGATCAGCTTATACCCTGCATCGTCCATACGTACAATCAATGCGACAATTCCATAAACACCAACAGTCGCAAATAAAGCAACTACCGCTACTGTTAAAATCTGAATGGTCAGACTCTCATTTAATACAGTTCCCAAAGCAATAATCACAATCTCTACAGATAAAATAAAATCCGTGGTAATCGCTGATTTCACTTTTATTTTCTCAGCTTCACTATTATTTTCTTCACTTTCCACAACCACTTCATGGCCTGTTTTCTGGCGATGAAAAAGGTACTCTATAATTTTTTCAACCCCTTCGTAGGCTAAATAGATACCTCCGATGATTAAAATAAACTTGATGGCAATAGGAAAGAAAACATTCAATAACAGTGCAATCGGAACAATTATAATTTTATTAATAAATGAACCTTTTGTAATAGCCCATAGCACAGGAATTTCACGAGAAGATAGAAATCCTGTGGCTTTCTCAGCATTTACAGCCAAATCGTCGCCTAGAATTCCTGCGGTTTTACTTGCTGCTATCTTACTAGTAACCGCAACATCATCCATTAAAGCAGCAATATCATCCAATATTGCAAATATACCTGAAGCCATATGTATTAAATATTTAGTACGGCAAAATATAAAATGATTTTATATTTCCCATTTTTTATTTTAAAATAAAAAGACATCTGGTATTACTAGATCTTATAATTTATTAATTGCTTTTTTTTTACCAATTTACAGCATTATTTATCATGCCTTCATATCATGAACGATAGAAACATAAAAAATAAAATTCTCAATTTTGCTAAAAAAGATGATCGGGTCCGCGCAGTTTTATTGAATGGTTCGCGTGCAAATCCTAAAATTAAGCCCGATCAATACCAAGATTTTGATCTATTATTTATTGTCACCGATATCGAATCTTTTATTGCTGACAAAGATTGGACCTCTTTTATTGGTAAAGTCTTGATACAGCAACTTCCCGATCAGATGTTGTTAGGAAATGATCCTGATGTAGATCGGATAACTTTTGCTTACTTAATGATTTTTGAAGATGAAAATCGAGTCGATCTAACTTTATTCCCTATCGATAAGTTCCACTCACATTTCAAAAGTGATAGTTTAACGGAAGTTTGGGTAGATAAAGATTTACTTTTTACTAAGATCGCTCCTGCTAATGATCATGATTATCATATCGCTAAACCTACTGAAAGAATGTTCATAGAGACATGCAATGAGTTTTGGTGGGTCTGCACATATGTTGCTAAAGGACTTGCCCGCCGGGAAATTCTATATGCCAAAGATACGATGGAAAGAGTAATCCGTCCTATGTTCATGAATCTAATAGCTTGGCATATCGGGGTTGAAAAAAAATTTCAGGTTGCATTTGGTAAATCGGGAAGATTTGCAGAAAAACACCTTGATCCGAAATTGTACCAAAGCATATTGCAAACATATGCGGATACGTCTATTGATAATAATTGGCTAGCACTAGTACAGATGATGACTCTTTTTAAAGATCTGCAAAAAGACCTAGCACTACATTTTGAATATAGAATCAATGTAGATGAAGCTAATAACAGTTACAACTACATTTTGAAGATAAGAAATTCGCAATAGTACCTTTTAGAAAATAATCGCACTATGCCATTTTAAAGAATAGGGTCATTAACTTTGTAACAAAAGCCCCAAAAGTATTTAACTTCTGGAGCTCTCTTTATATTTCTGCACGTCTTTTTTAGCTTAATCAGCCAGATATCCGAACTTACCTGTTTGAAAATCCTCAAATGCCTGATTGATTTCTGCTCTAGTATTCATCACAAATGGTCCGTGACTTACAATAGGCTCTAAAATAGGCTCTCCGCTCATAATCAATACTACCGCCTCATCTAACGCCTGAACATTAAATTCCTCTCCTTCATTTCCGAACATAACAAAATGGTCTGTTGGAGCCTTATCTTTACCATTTATTAGCACATTTCCTTCAATGACAATCATGGCAGTATTATAATGTGCCGGGAAAGAAAAGGATGCTTTTCCTCCAGCTTCCAATTTTGCATTCATAACATGCATGGGTGTGAAAGTTGACGCTGGCCCTTTATTTCCCTGATACTCTCCTGCAATCACTTCAATCTCTCCTTGATCGAGTTTCACTTTAGTTTGCTCGTTATTTGCAATAGCTTGATATTTTGGTGTACTCATCTTATCTTTTGCAGGTAAATTGACCCACAACTGTACCATCTGAAAGTCTCCTCCGGTTTTACTCCATTCTGTTTCATGAAATTCCTTATGCAATATACCAGATGCAGCAGTCATCCATTGAACATCACCTTCTTTAATAACTCCGCCGCCACCAGAACTATCTCCGTGCTCTACACGACCTTTATAGGCAATGGTTACGGTTTCAAATCCACGATGTGGATGTACTCCCACTCCTTTTGGAATTTCACTTGGCGGAAAATGGTAAGTTGAGTTATAATCCAGCATAATAAATGGACTCATCCTACTAGCGGAAGCAATACTTGGTATTAAATTATGTACTCGAAATCCATCTCCAACAAAGTGAGCTGCTTGCGGTTTTGCAATAATTTCTACATTTTTCATATCCTTTTCCTTTTGTATACCACAAAGTTAGCGGAAGAAAGCCTCAAATTAATTGATGTAGGATAAGAAAAATCTACGCATAATTTTGTACATTTTATATTGTTTTTATTTGGATGTCATTGAAAACCAATTCAAAAACACTATTAAATCGGTAAAAAACACCATATGTAGCCTTGATAATAATCTAAATTTGTTTTAAAATTAGATTATGATTCAGATTGCCATTTTTAGTGATATACACGGAAACCTTCCTGCACTGAATGCAGTACTAGCAGATATTCAATCAAAAAACATTTATTATAAATATTGCTTAGGTGATCTTGTGGACTTTGCTCCCTGGGGTAATGAAGTGATCGAACTGATCAAAAACGAAAAAATCCCCTGCTTAATGGGGAATCACGATGAACGTATAGCTTTCGATCTACCCATTATCCCATTAGAAAAACATGATGCTGAAGAAACTGAGAACCGCATAATTGCCATTAAACACAGTAAGGAAACTATCACACATGAAAATAAATTATTCTTGGGGCAGCTCCCTTACTTAATGCAGTTGGACTTTAAGGTCAAACATAAGCACTGGAAGATTCAATTGATTCACGGAAGTCTAGAAAGCAATGAAGCATATCTTTATGCATCAGAACCCAACAGTACTTTTGAAGATATCTTCTTTAAAACTCATGCTGATATAATAGTTATGGGTCATACACATCTCCCTTTCATCAAAGATATTGACAAAAAATGGGCAATCAACACAGGTTCCGTGGGAAGATCAAAAAAGATGTGCAAAGATGCAACTTATCTTTTAGTCGAACTTCATGAAGACCGAATACATACCGAAATCATACAGGTTCCATTTGATATTATTGCGGTAGCTCATGAAATAAAAGCTAGTGGTATACCTGATTTTTATGCGAAATTTCTACTCTCTGAATAAACAGCCGTTAAACAAGAAAAGATGTATCTCTCTTTTCTTCAACATTTAATAGTTTAATTCTTAATCTCTGACAACTCAAAATTAACGGGCTGTACTGGGTAATCCTGACTGTCTGTTTTTACTTTACTGATCTTTAGAATGACATCCAGTCCTTCATATATTTCTCCAAAGACGGTAAAATCATGATCTAAACGGGGCTGTCCTCCAATTTTTAAATATGTTGCTCTTTGCTCAGGAGTATATTTTATTTTTTTCTTCACTTCCAGATCATCAAGCTCTTTTGCTATTATTTTTTTTCCTACGACAAAATAGATCTGATTAAGGAAAGAGGCCTTCTCCGCATTTCCATCCCTTCCTGCCCCCAATGCTCCAACTTTATGAAATGCTCTTGGATCAAACTCAGCCGCTAGACGAGGTTTTTCTCTGGCCGGATCCGCAGATTCACGCTTCTCAATATCAATATCATGCTCTCCCCCCTGCACTACAAAATCTGAAATAATACGATTGAATAAAGCGTCTTTGTACACCTGAGTCTTGATTGCATTTAAAATTAAATCCCGATGAGCTGGTGTATAGTCATATAAGACAACTTTAATATTGCCATACGCTGTCTTAAAGAGCAACTGGTGCGTCTGACTTTTGACAACCGTTGCAAAAAATAAACATAAAAGAGAAAGGATGATATTTTTCATATGCTAAAATTTAAATGAAGGTAATTCATTTTTTAATAAATAGTAAAGCAGAAGTTATAATTGTTCAAAAAAACATGAATAGGTATGATAATTTGAACCTACCCCCCTATCCTTTCAAGGCAGGAAAATTAACTGGTCTTTCTATTTTCGAACGAATACATCACTAGTCTATTCCAGCTACAACTTTTCTCAGATAAACGATGATCAATAAAAGAGTTGGAGATTTTTTTATAACAAATAGAAAAGGTTTTAAAAATTTATTTTATTATAAGGAAGAATTTGGTCATTGCTGTATACATAAAATTTGAAGCAAAGCAAAGGGAGACAATTGGATCCGTCTTAAAAATTTCATATCTAAGACAAAGCCTCGGTGACTTTGTCTTAGATATGATAATAATGATAATCTTGATTGTTTATTTAATGGTATACAAATTAGTTTATATACCGATGAAAAGAGAGCTCAAACTATCAATTTTTATCAATCTTGCTTACTACTAAATGCAAGAGTATTGAACAGCAACTTTAGAATGCGCAGCATCTCCACCAAAGGGAGGATTCATTTTTTTTATAGAAACATCTATTGTTTTTGCAAATGAAAAATGATCATGTATAGCCTTTAGTATTTCATGAGCAGCAGATTCTAATAACTTCCTTTTGGGTTTCATGACCCGATGGATGATCTGATACAAAATCTCATAATTCACGGTCTTATCTAAATTCTCGTGGTCATCAATACCTGCATCAAACTTTACGGAAACGTTTACCAGAAATTCATTACCTAATAGTTGCTCTTCTACATAAAATCCAATCGGAGCAAATACGCGAACATCTTCCAAAAAAACGGTTTGTACTATCTTCATCCTACAAACCTATATTTTTATTCTGAATAAAACAGAATATGAGTTCAATTTCCTGTCACATAGAAAGTCCAATTATGCAGACTATCATCCAAGAGGGTATACATATTTTAGAATGGCGAATTTCTAAAACTCATATCCACTCACAAACGTCCCCCTTGTAAACTTACATTTTTCTTAACAAACCTGAATGCGCGATGACATATGAGAGTTTATTCTCTTATTGAGACAGAAAAATTTAATGAACAGACACAACCTCTACTTCAAAAATTAGTGTAGCATTTCCGCTAATTTCTTTCGAAACACTTAATTCTCCATATCCGAGCGAAGATGGTATATACAAACGCCATTTACTGCCTTCTTTCATGAGCTGCAGTGCTTCTGTCCATCCAGCTATCACTTCATTCACTGGAAAAGATACAGGTTTCTTCTTCTTGGCGGTTGAGTCAAAAACAGTTCCATTGATAAGGCGTCCTTCATAAAAACATTTTACACTATCGGTTAGTTTAGGAATCTTACCATTGCCCTCTTCTATTACCTCATACTGCAAACCAGAAGGCAGGCTGACCACAGTACCACGCAATGCATTTTCTTTAAGAAATGCTTCACCTTCTACCAAATTTTTTTTTGCCTCTAAGCGTAACTTTTTTAAATATCCTGTCGCGTTAGCCATATTTTTTTTT
This region includes:
- a CDS encoding pirin family protein, producing MKNVEIIAKPQAAHFVGDGFRVHNLIPSIASASRMSPFIMLDYNSTYHFPPSEIPKGVGVHPHRGFETVTIAYKGRVEHGDSSGGGGVIKEGDVQWMTAASGILHKEFHETEWSKTGGDFQMVQLWVNLPAKDKMSTPKYQAIANNEQTKVKLDQGEIEVIAGEYQGNKGPASTFTPMHVMNAKLEAGGKASFSFPAHYNTAMIVIEGNVLINGKDKAPTDHFVMFGNEGEEFNVQALDEAVVLIMSGEPILEPIVSHGPFVMNTRAEINQAFEDFQTGKFGYLAD
- a CDS encoding metallophosphoesterase family protein, translating into MIQIAIFSDIHGNLPALNAVLADIQSKNIYYKYCLGDLVDFAPWGNEVIELIKNEKIPCLMGNHDERIAFDLPIIPLEKHDAEETENRIIAIKHSKETITHENKLFLGQLPYLMQLDFKVKHKHWKIQLIHGSLESNEAYLYASEPNSTFEDIFFKTHADIIVMGHTHLPFIKDIDKKWAINTGSVGRSKKMCKDATYLLVELHEDRIHTEIIQVPFDIIAVAHEIKASGIPDFYAKFLLSE
- a CDS encoding peptidylprolyl isomerase, whose translation is MKNIILSLLCLFFATVVKSQTHQLLFKTAYGNIKVVLYDYTPAHRDLILNAIKTQVYKDALFNRIISDFVVQGGEHDIDIEKRESADPAREKPRLAAEFDPRAFHKVGALGAGRDGNAEKASFLNQIYFVVGKKIIAKELDDLEVKKKIKYTPEQRATYLKIGGQPRLDHDFTVFGEIYEGLDVILKISKVKTDSQDYPVQPVNFELSEIKN
- the folB gene encoding dihydroneopterin aldolase; amino-acid sequence: MKIVQTVFLEDVRVFAPIGFYVEEQLLGNEFLVNVSVKFDAGIDDHENLDKTVNYEILYQIIHRVMKPKRKLLESAAHEILKAIHDHFSFAKTIDVSIKKMNPPFGGDAAHSKVAVQYSCI
- a CDS encoding FKBP-type peptidyl-prolyl cis-trans isomerase; amino-acid sequence: MANATGYLKKLRLEAKKNLVEGEAFLKENALRGTVVSLPSGLQYEVIEEGNGKIPKLTDSVKCFYEGRLINGTVFDSTAKKKKPVSFPVNEVIAGWTEALQLMKEGSKWRLYIPSSLGYGELSVSKEISGNATLIFEVEVVSVH